The Fundulus heteroclitus isolate FHET01 chromosome 13, MU-UCD_Fhet_4.1, whole genome shotgun sequence genome contains a region encoding:
- the LOC105922507 gene encoding membrane-spanning 4-domains subfamily A member 4A has product MTSTSVTTVGGVTIITQVIPKDDASIPLQTPASPTARALNPVPKTPPHPSEKGSKETTFLRGEPQGLGVVQIFIGVLCVLFSLTVLSTRALIIYVPFALGVLFVVSGSLAVATGRHSSVKLVWVSLVSNVFSVLLGVAGVTYDCVLLASGRPSEMFCNFQTSNVDFQTPNVTDSAVDKWKLRCPRDLRMLDELLYGLMGVFLVLLVLQVSVSITVCVFSGRMIRSHKRYSSIVEEDDSCSLPSGASECSTENNHRSESP; this is encoded by the exons ATGACGTCCACATCCGTCACCACAGTGGGTGGAGTCACGATCATAACACAAGTCATCCCCAAAGATGACGCCTCCATCCCCCTGCAGACTCCTGCCAGTCCCACAGCGCGGGCTCTGAACCCCGTCCCAAAGACCCCGCCTCACCCCTCTGAGAAAGGCAGCAAGGAGACCACCTTCCTGCGGGGGGAGCCACAGGGCCTTGGG gtcgttCAGATCTTCATCGGCGTGCTgtgtgttctgttcagtctgacGGTGTTATCCACAAGGGCTCTGATCATCTATGTTCCATTTGCCCTTGGTGTTTTG TTTGTGGTGTCCGGCTCTCTGGCTGTGGCGACAGGAAGACACTCTTCAGTCAAACTG GTCTGGGTGTCTCTGGTGTCCAACGTGTTCAGCGTCCTGCTCGGCGTGGCTGGGGTGACCTACGACTGCGTGCTGCTGGCCAGTGGCCGACCTTCCGAGATGTTCTGCAACTTCCAGACTTCCAATGTCGACTTCCAAACCCCGAACGTGACCGACAGCGCCGTGGATAAATGGAAGCTGAGATGCCCTCGAGACCTGAGGATGCTAGAT GAGCTCCTTTACGGCCTCATGGGCGTCTTCCTGGTCCTGCTTGTCCTGCAAGTGTCTGTCTCCATcactgtgtgtgtcttctctgGAAGAATGATCAGAAGCCACAAGCGTTACTCCAGTATTGTG GAGGAGGATGACAGCTGCTCTCTTCCTTCTGGAGCGTCTGAATGTAGCACCGAGAACAACCACCGATCTGAATCCCCCTGA
- the LOC105922505 gene encoding histone H3 — translation MARTKQTARKSTGGKAPRKQLATKAARKSAPATGGVKKPHRYRPGTVALREIRRYQKSTELLIRKLPFQRLVREIAQDFKTDLRFQSSAVMALQEASEAYLVGLFEDTNLCAIHAKRVTIMPKDIQLARRIRGERA, via the coding sequence ATGGCCAGAACCAAGCAGACCGCCCGTAAATCTACCGGAGGCAAAGCTCCCAGGAAGCAGCTGGCCACCAAGGCGGCCAGGAAGAGCGCGCCGGCTACCGGCGGCGTGAAGAAGCCTCACCGCTACAGGCCCGGTACCGTGGCTCTGAGAGAGATCCGCCGCTACCAGAAGTCCACGGAGCTGCTGATCCGCAAGCTGCCCTTCCAGCGGCTGGTGCGAGAAATCGCTCAGGACTTCAAGACCGACCTGCGCTTCCAGAGCTCGGCCGTCATGGCTCTGCAGGAGGCCAGCGAGGCTTACCTGGTGGGTCTGTTCGAGGACACCAACCTGTGCGCCATCCACGCCAAGAGGGTCACCATCATGCCCAAAGACATCCAGCTGGCCCGCCGCATCCGCGGAGAGAGAGCTTGA
- the LOC105922506 gene encoding histone H2A-like, translating into MSGRGKTGGKARAKAKTRSSRAGLQFPVGRVHRLLRKGNYAERVGAGAPVYLAAVLEYLTAEILELAGNAARDNKKTRIIPRHLQLAVRNDEELNKLLGGVTIAQGGVLPNIQAVLLPKKTEKPAKAK; encoded by the coding sequence ATGAGCGGACGAGGCAAGACCGGCGGAAAGGCCCGAGCCAAGGCGAAGACCCGCTCCTCCCGCGCAGGGCTGCAGTTCCCCGTGGGCCGCGTCCACAGGCTGCTGCGTAAAGGCAACTATGCGGAGCGTGTCGGTGCCGGAGCGCCCGTCTACCTGGCCGCCGTGCTGGAGTACCTGACGGCTGAGATCCTGGAGCTGGCCGGCAACGCTGCCCGCGACAACAAGAAGACGAGGATCATCCCCCGTCACCTGCAGCTGGCTGTGCGCAACGACGAGGAGCTCAACAAGCTGCTGGGTGGAGTCACCATCGCCCAGGGCGGTGTGCTGCCCAACATCCAGGCTGTGCTTCTGCCCAAGAAGACCGAGAAGCCCGCCAAGGCCAAGTAA